The region CGATTGAATGGTTCATTCCGCTCGCCGCAGGTATCTGCGCGACCCTGTTCGGGATTCTGGCCCGCACGGTCGCACGCTGGATCGCGACCAACTTCAGGTCAAAACACCGCTGCGAGCGATTGGTAATTCTGGGTGCCGGTCGGCGTGCTAAGTACTTCATCAACAGCCTGACCGATGCCGGAACCTCTCGTGATAATCGATTCCAGGTTGTCGCGGTCGTTGATCCGGAGCAGGGGTCTGTCCACCGCTTCCACGGTCTGCGTGTCGTACGCGGAATTGAGCAGCTCGAGGATGTGGCTTCGCGTACCCGCGCCGAATCCGTCATCATTGCCACTGATGAGGCGCTGTCGACCGAGTATATCAACGTGCTCAACCACATCTGCGAGGAATCGCAGCTGCGTCTGCTGGTGCTGCCGCCGGTGGAGGAGTACTCCCGCCATCGCGGTGCCCGCACGACTTCCCAGGTTCGCGAAATCAACATTGCCGATCTGATTGGCCGCCAGCCGCTGAACCTGGACGAGACGAAGGTCTCCTCCTTCATCCGAGGCAAGAAGGTGCTGGTTACCGGCGCAGGTGGCTCCATTGGCTCCGAGATTTGCCGCCAGGTCCACCGCTTCGGCCCCTCCGAGCTGATCATGCTCGATCGCGATGAGGGCGGCCTGCACGCCACCCAGCTCTCGCTCACCGGCACAGCGCTTCTCGACGGCTCCGACACCGTCCTGGCCGATATCCGTGACGCGGAGACTCTGAACCAGATTTTCGCCGAGCGCCAGCCGGATATTGTGTATCACGCTGCGGCCCTGAAGCACCTGCCCCTTCTGGAGAGCTACCCGGCCGAGGCGGTCCAGACCAACGTCGTCGGCACGCAGAATGTCCTGAATGCTGCAGCAAGGGCAAATGTCTGCACCTTCATCAATATTTCCACTGATAAGGCGGCAAATCCGGCGTCGATTCTGGGCGAGTCGAAGCGCGCCGCGGAGCGCCTGACCGCGCATATGGGCAACGAGCACTCCGGCGTCTGGGCGTCGGTGCGCTTTGGAAACGTGTTTGGCTCCCGCGGCTCGGTAATTACCACCTTCCAGCGCCAGATCGAGGAGGGCGGCCCGGTGACGGTGACGCACCCGGAGGTCGAGCGCTACTTCATGACCATCCCCGAGGCCTCCCAGCTGGTGCTGCAGGCCACGGTCGTCGCGGAGTCCGGCGAGACGCTGGTGCTAGAGATGGGAAAGCCGGTGCGCATCGCCGACCTTGCCCGCAACCTGATTAAGCTTCACGACGCCGACGTGGACATCGTCTACACCGGTCTTCGCGAGGGCGAGAAAATCTCCGAGGACCTGGTCGACGATCGCGAGGAGGCAGCCGTCGGAGACCGACACCCGCTGATTACCGAGGTCCGCGTCGAGGCGGAGCCGCTCGACCCGTCGATTGATTTCTACACGCACGACCACCAGGGTGCGCGACGTTGGCTCGCGGAGCACGGCGGCTCGGAGCAGACCCACGCTGTGATGTCGGCAGCGGTCGGAGAGCAGAGCTAGTGGCAGCACCCGCATCGCCCGCTTCTTCGCAGGTAGGGCGACGTATCCGCACAGTTGCGACGATTTCGGCGGCCTCGGCGCTGGCCGCGGTCGTCGCTTTCGTGGTAAGTATCCTATCCGCGCGAGTGCTGGGGCCTTCCGGTCGAGGAGAGGTCGCGACGGTCCTCCAGTTCGCCTATGTGGTGGCTCCTTTCGTCGGATTCGGCGCAGACCGGCTGTTGCTGCGCCGCGATGACCGCGCCCACGGTCTGGTCCCTTCCGTATCAGCGATGGTGCTGGTCGCCGCCTTGGCCGCGCTGGTGGCGGGGCTCGTCTACGGCCCGTGGCTCGCGCTGACCGGCGTGGTCGCGCTGGTTACTGTGTCCTTCGCCATCGTCCGAGCGGTCGCGATCAGTCGCGGCAGGATTGCTTTCTTCGTCGCTTTCTTCGCCGCCTTCCAGGGCTCCGTGCTGCTGATTAGCCTGGCGCTGTACTTCCTCGGAGTGTCCGACTGGAGAGCCTGGGCCGCCGCCTATATCTTCCCGGCGCTGCCGCTTGCGGCGTGGGCTCTCGCTAAAGCGCGGGCGCTCACGGATGCGCGGGCCGGTGGTGTTATCGAGACTGCGCGCACGAACGCCCCGTTCATTGCATCGGGGTTGGGCACGCTGGCGGCCACCCGCCTCGATCGCGTCCTGCTGCCGGCACTGGCGTCGCCGGCTTCGCTCGGCCTGTACATCGTCGTGGCCACTGCCACGGAGCCGCTGTACTGGGTCGCGCAGTCGGTCGCCGATCAGCGAACCAGTGAAACGAGTGGGCAGGGCCGTACGCAGGTGTCGTCGGCAAGCGTGGGGAAGAGGCTCGCAGTGATTGCGGCCGCCTACGCGCTGCTCGGAGGCATCGGCGGCGCGGTGCTCTACGTGCTGATCGTGCCGGTGTTTGGGTCGGAGTTCGCGCCCGCGCGTGAGTTGGTGGCGCCGCTGGCGGTCGCGGCAGTTCTCCTGGGCTGCTACCGGCACCTATGCGGCGAGATCCTCGGCAGCGCAAACCCGCGCCGGATTGGCGTGGTGGAGCTAGCTGCAGTGGTCATCGCTGTGGTCTGCTACCCGATCGGAATTCTGCTTGCCGACGCCCTCGGCGCCGCCTGGGCCAGCGCTGTCGTGTACCTGCTGGCGGGGCTGGTTGCGGCAGGCGTGCTGCTGCGTGGTGCGTCGCGAGGCGGGGATAGCGGCGGTGTCAGTGGCAGCGATGGCGGCAGCGAAAAAGATACTTCTACCAGCGTCGAAGGGGCGTAGTTAGATTATGCGAAAGTCAATGCGTATCACCTACATTCACCAGCACTTTGTGCTGCCGGGCGAGCCGGGTGGGTCGCGTCCCTACGAGTTCGCGAGGCGGATGGCGGCCGACGGCCATCACGTGACCATGATCTGTGGCGGCCAGGCGCCGATGGATCGCGTCGTCGACGGCATTCACGTCCGCCGCCTGGCTATTCCGTATCGCAATGAGATGTCGACGCGGGAGCGCATCGGCAGCTTCGTGAGCTTCCTGGTGCGGGCCTCGGTGGTCGCCGCGCGGGTGCCTGCCGACGTCGTTTTCGCCTCGTCCACCCCGCTGACCGTGGCGGTGCCGGGCATCGTGGCTAAGTTCGTGCGCCGGGCGCCGCTGGTGTCCGAGATCCGTGACCTGTGGCCGGAGGTGCCCATCAAGCTGGGATATCTCAACAACCCGGTGGCGATATTCCTGGCGAAGACGCTGGAGAAGGCATTCTACGCGGCGTCCTCGCAGGTGGTGGCGCTGTCGCCATCGATGGGGCAGGGAGTCGCTGCAGTCGCACCGGGCAAGGACGTGACCGTGATTCCGAATGCGTCGGACTTTGAGCGTTTCGACGTGCCCGCCGACCAGCGCGCCGCCTTCCGCGCCGAGCAGGGCTGGGGCGATGACGTTGTCGCCGTGTACGCCGGCGGGTTCGGTATGTCCTACCAGCTGGAATGGATCGTCGACCTGGCAGAGCAGCTGCGCCGCGACGGTGTCGAGGGCGTGCGTTTCGTCCTGATTGGCCAGGGCAGCGACTCGGAGGCCCTGCACCGGCGGGCCCTGGATGCGGGGCTGGACGCGGATGCGATGTTCCTCGGGCGGCAGCCTAAGGAGGCGGTGGCGAAGTATGTTTCGGCCGCTGACGTGGCGCTATCCCCGCTGCGAGACGACCCCTGCCTGGAGGGCAACTCCCTGAACAAGGTATTCGACGCTATGGCCGCCTCCCGTCCGGTTGTGTTCAACCATGGCGGATGGCTGGAGGAGGCGGCCACCGAGCACGACTCGGGTTGGCGCCTGCCGCGCGATATCCCGGCCGCGGCCCGCAAGTTCGCCGAGATTGTCGCCGACCGCGATGCGCTGCGCGCCGCGGGCCAGCGCAATCGGGCGCTGGGCGAGAAGCGTTTTGCCCGCGACAGCCTGTACTCCCAGCTCATGGACGTGCTCAATAGTGCCGTTAGCGGCATTCGGAAGGAACAGAACTAATGACCTCATCTACCGTTGCACCTAGCACTGCCGCTCAGGACTCCACTCCAACAAGCGCTGATCAGAAGCGTATTTTCCTGTCTCTGGCGACCGTTACGAAGGCCGAGGAGGAGGCTGTCGTCCGCGCCCTGCACTCGGGTTGGGTGGCACCCCTCGGACCGGAGGTCGATGCCTTCGAGTCCGAGATTGCCGAGCGCTGCGGCGTAGCCCACGGGCTGGCGCTATCCTCTGGCACCGCGGGACTGCACTTGGCGCTTCTGGCGCTGGGAGTCGGCCGCGGAGATTTCGTGCCGGTATCCTCAATGACTTTCGCCGCGACCACGAATGCGATCTCCTACGTCGGCGCGACGCCTGTGTTTATCGATTCCACCGAGGACGGCAACATCGACCCGCAGCTGCTGGTCAGCACTGTTGAGGAGCTGCTGGCGGAGGGGCGTAGCGTGCCGGTCGTCGTGGTGGTGGACCTGTTCGGCCGCTGCGCCGACTACCCGGCCTTCGCCCCGCGCTTGGCCGAGCTCGGTGTCGCCATCGTCGAGGACGCCGCCGAAGCTCTGGGCGCCTCGGTCGACGGCAAACCCGCTGGTAGCTTCGGCCGCGCCGCCGCCCTGTCCTTCAACGGAAACAAGATTATGACCACATCCGGCGGCGGGATGCTGCTGTCCGACGACACCCGCCTGATTGGTCAGGCCCGCTACCTGTCCACGCAGGCCCGACAGCCCGTCGCCTGGTACGAGCACACCGATATCGGTTACAACTACCGCCTATCCAATCTGCTGGCGGCACTCGGGCGCGCGCAGCACGACCGCCTCGACACCATGATCGCCCGCCGTCGCGAGATCCGCGATGCCTACATAGAGTTGCTCGCTTCGCTTCCCGACGATGCCCCGGGCAAAGGAACGCGCCTGCTCTCCGACAGCGACGAACGCTTCACGGAGAACTGCTGGCTGACATCGATTGTGTTGCCACAAAAGGTTGTCGATGAGGGGGTCTTGACGCCGGACATCGTCATAGAGGCGCTGGGCAAGGCCAACATTGAGGCGCGCCACCTGTGGAAGCCGATGCACCTACAGCCGCTATACGAAGGTTCCCGCGCGGTGGTCAATGGCACTGCCGAGAATCTCTTTTCCCGAGGCATTACTCTGCCTAGTGGACCCGCACTGGATGACAATGATGTGGCGCGGGTGATAAGCGTTTTGAGGGAAGTACTGGGATGAAACAGGCCGTCGACAGATTTTCTATTGCTATCTCACGATTATCGCGATGGGAAATGGTCTTTTGGTGCGTAGTTGTCCTGTTTGTGTGGATTTCTGGGCTTTGGGTCACGCCTCTATTTAGTGCTCAGGCTGGTACCGTAGCACTCGCAGTCTTCTGCCTACGAGTTTTTGTCGGCCATGGTGCGAAGGCAATTACGCCGCTGGGCGTTTTTTCGCTCGTAACATTGTTGACTGCAGCGTTTCCTGCTTATGTGGCATGGGACGACGCGCGGATAACTACCGTCGCGCTCTCTTCGGCAATCGTCCTTACTCTCTTTTTCACAGTGGTAAGTGCGTTGTTTTCCTGGAATTTCGGGATTCTCAGCCCGGGCCGGGCAGTCGTGCCAGGGGCGCTTGTTTTTGCGGTACTCGGATTGGCACAATTTGCCGGTGCTTATTTGATTCACGGCTCCGGGTCTCTACCAAGCATCGTTGTTGAGAGCCTTGCGGTAGTGGGAATTCTGCTTATGGCCTTCGGCGCTTGGTGGCATCGTTCCGTGTGGTTTCTCTGGTTGTCTCTCCCGATTGTGGCCGTGTTGTCGGCAATCTATATCTTTCAGATTCACAGCGGACAGGGACGCCTTCGAATCGCTGCCTTGGGTCTGGGACTTCTGATTATGTTTTCAGTTCGCGTCCGCGGGCTGTGGGTGAAGTTGCTATCGATTCTCGCTGGACCAGTAGCACTTATGGTCTTTTCCGAGCTTCGAAAGGCGCATCAAGAACAGATTCATGCCGGGAATTCTGCAAACCGTACAGGATTAGAATCGCTGACTGATCCATTTGTCACCTTTGCGAATCTCATCGATTTACATGAGCAATCACGTTTCGATTTCCAAGGTGGGGCAAACCTACTAACCATTTTCGAAGACATTGCGCCTTCGGATTGGGAATTGCCTCGCGCTATTGGCTATGAGTTAGTGAAGTATTGGATGCCGGAGAAAGCCAAGCCCGGCTATGAATGGTTTTCTGTTGCAGCAAATGCAACCGGTGAATGGTACTGGATGTGGGGCGTTACGGGTGTCATTCTCGGAAGCCTCGTAACGGGTGCACTATTTGCTGCGTTGAATAGGGGCCTGGCCAAGGGTGTCAATAAAATGGCTGAAAAATGGTGGGCAGCTGCTCTCTTTATTTGTGCAGTGACATTTGCTGCTGGACTTAGCGACCTGGTTTGGGGAGGACTCCACATCTACTGGGCTCGTTCAATTCCACGAGTCGCAATGGAGTTTGCCACCGTGGGCCTTGTTGCGCTCGTGATGTTCCTGTGGAAGAAGGTCCGGAGCCAAGAAGTCGTTGAGTCTAACGAAGCGACCAGCATCGAGGATACCGAGGACGCAGAACCAATCACTGAGTCGGACGAGGCCGACGAGATTGGTGAGTCCAACGAGGCCAACGATCCCGAGCCCGTCGCGCAGCCGGAGCCTGCATCGGAACCCGAGCCCGCACCCGAGCCCACTCAGGAACCGGAATTCACTTCCGCACCACGCCCCGCACCGCAGAAGTCCCTCGAAGGTGCCGGTATCGCCATTGCAGCAGGAGCCGCGGTCGGCACCGTTGCGGCAATTGCGTTGGGAAGCAAGGCACGTCGGAAAGCGAAGCTCGACGAGCGGGCGGAGAAATGGCTGCGTGCCCTCTCCGGCGAGTAACCACCCGACAACCCGACCACAAATCACATGAAACACAGGGGAGATGACAATGTCGAAAGGCCTGCGCGCGCAACGCGCCATCAAACGAGGCGTGGACATCGCCGCGGCGACGGCGGGACTCGTCGCTCTATCGCCAGTGCTCGGCGCGACGGCGCTTGCGGTGCGCCTATCGATGGGCTCACCCATCCTCTTCCGCCAACAGCGCCCCGGCCTGGGCGGACAGCCCTTCGACATGCTGAAATTCCGCACCATGCTCCCGGTCGACCCCGCCCGCGGGCTTACCGACGACGCCTCCCGCCTCACTCGGGTCGGCGCCTTCTTGCGCTCGACAAGTCTCGATGAGCTGCCCGAACTAATTAACGTCCTGCGCGGCGATATGAGCCTGGTCGGTCCGCGCCCGCTGCTCATGGCCTACCTCGATCGCTACACGCCTCGGCAGGCGCGTCGCCACGAGGTTCGTCCTGGCATCACCGGGTTGGCGCAGGTATCGGGCCGCAACGGCCTGTCGTGGGAGGAGCGCTTCGAGCTCGACGTCCGCTACGTGGACAGCTGGTCCCTGCTTGCCGACGCCAAGATTCTCCTCGATACCGTGCTCGTGGTACTGAAGCGGGAGGGAATCAACGCCGAGGGCCAGGCGACCATGAGCGAATTTACCGGCTAGCGCAGGGACTTCTTCGGCTTTGCGGGAACACCCGCGACGAGGGTGTACGGCTCCGCGTCCTTATTTACTGCCGCTCCGGAGGCCACGTACGCGCCCTCCCCGACGGTGACGCCTGGGTTGATGACCGAATTCGCGCCGATAGTGGTGGCCTCGCCGAGCGTGACGAATCCAGAGATCGCGGCCAGCGGGAAAATGCTGACGAAATCATGTGCCACAGCGTCGTGCCCGACTTCCACGTTTACGTGAACTTGGCAGTGAGCACCGAGCTCAATGTGGCACGTAATCCGCGCACCGGGGCAGACGACCGTGCCTTCTCCGAGAGTGACTAACATGCCGATGGTGGTGTCCGGGTGGACGAGGGTGGCGGCGGAGAGGCCGGCCGCGTCGGCACGCTCGGCGATGAGGCGACGCACCGCGCCATTGCCGATGGCGATGACATACGAGGTGCCCTCGGGCAGAGAAGCGAAGGCATCGGAGCCGCCCAGATGATCTAGCCCGAAGCGGCGGCAAAGCTCCAGGTCGGGTTCGCCGTCGTCGATGAAACCGAGGATTTCCCACTGCTCTGGCAGCCCGTGGTCGACGGCGTAGGTGTTGATGTCGCGGATATGACTTGCGACTTCCCGGCCGAAACCTCCCGCGCCGACGATAACGATTTTCTGGGTTGCAGTGTTGTTAATCCACGGATTTGCCATGGGCGTAATTGTCCCATTGCGCGCGGTGGCAAGGCCAGGGCAAAGGCGCCGAAGAGACTTTTGGCTACACCTAGCGGAGTGGGGGGTGGGAGGTGGCTTGTGTGGCGATTGGACGGCTGGCGGGGACGGTCGCATCGTGCAAGATACAGCACTGGTTAACTGCGTTATTTAATCCGAACGGCTGGTTAAGATGATGGCATGGAAAGTTCGTTCGTTGCCTTCATTGATGAGTCGCGAGCATTCAGGCCGCAAGGGCAGAAGGTGTACATGGTCTGCGCGGCATTGGTGGAGGTTGAGCGAATTAGCGGTATTCGTGCAGATTTGGAGTCGCTACTGCTGCCGGGGCAGAAGAAGTTGCACTGGACCGATGAGAATATTAAGCGGAAGTTGGCCATCGCTAGGCAAATAGGCGAAATCGGCAATATGAACGCAATTGTGTCCCACTATGGCGACGAGTCGGGACAGGAGGAGCGATTCCGCCGTAAGTGCCTGGAGCAGATCTACTTTGAGCTAGAAGAGATGGGTATCTGCAGAGTAGTCATGGAAGGTCGATCTAAAAAGCAGGATGCGCAGGATCGGGCGCATATTGTTGCGTTGCAGCAGAAGGGGGTTGTTCCTAGCATCCGAATCGAGCACGAACGTGGCGGGGATGAACCTCTCTTGTGGATTCCTGATGCAGTTCTCGGCGCGCTAAATCTACGACACAAGGGGCAGCGTGAGTGTTGGGATCTGCTGGCGGAAAGCATTGTGCTGCAGAAGAAGACCCCGGAATCCCTCTAAAACTTCGTGTAAAAAGCGACAACCCCCAGATCCAGTCGTCCGGCTGGGGTTCTGAGGGTGTCTTCCAACCTGTCGTAACAGGCGGCGTTGACTGAATGCTAACACTTAAATCATTGTGTGTCACTAGGGTCATGTCCCGGCAGTCAATTTTCGTGAAAACTGCATGTCAAGGCTACTTCTGTGTCCTTGCTATTACACCCGGTTAGGTGCTTGATCACTTAAGTGAGATCGCGATCTTATACTTGTGGTCCAAAAAGTATTCAAACATTGGGGGCGTTAAGGGCCCTTAACAGCACTATAGAAAATATAGTTCTGCGATTCGGTTATTCTCGGTCTCGAACACAAAAACAAAGTTCACTGGCAGCATGAAACCTATAGTTTCGAGTTCGAGAGTGAGGTGAAACGAGATGCCTATGCTGGAGATTTCCATGCAGGGTATTGCCAATTTGGCAGACGTTGAGCGCCCCGCCGTGACGCAGTGGCGTCGCCGTTACCCAGTCGGCTCCTTGACCCCATTCCCGAGTCCTCTGGAAGAAGCTGGAAGAGACGCAGGCGCTGGCGGTGCGGCCATGCGTTTCGACGCCATCGAGGTAGCGAAGTGGCTGGTTGAGACTGAGCACGGAAACAACTCCGATGCTGTTGAGGATGCTCCTTTCTACAGCGACTTGTTCAGCGAAGCTGTCGAGGATCCTCAAGTATGGGCGGCACTTGTTGCACATGCCCGTAGCGGTGAGGACGTGACTCCGGAGACCGTTCGCGATGAACTGTTCTCGGAGCCGCTGGTGCCATCTGATGTTTTGGAAGGCGACCTAGAGCTGGCGGTGACCACTGCAAATACTCTGGCTGAAGCGGCTTTTTCGGCGACCAACGTACTTGCCGAGATTGCCCAGCGTCGTCGTTTGCGAACGTCGGAAGGCCTCATCGAGAACGTGGAGGCGCTACTTTCCACCATTGGCTCGGAGCTCGTCAAGGAACTGCACCGCGATAAGGAGACACGAGAAGTTCTCGCTTTTGGTCCAGGTGGCAGTGCGTGGGCGCAGCGTGCGGCAGAATCTCAAGAATCGGCACTAAGCCTTGGCTTTGAGCACGACGATTTCACCCCGGAGCTCTGTCTGAGCCTGGCGCGTGGAATCGAAGTTGTGGAAGCGACTGATGAATGGGATCCGTCGGCGGTCGCATTCTTTCAGTGGGCAAGTGCCAAGCAGGAGGATGCCCACGCGCTCTTCGACCAGATTGGGTACGTGCAATCCGGACTCGATTCGCGTGGCTGCGTTGTGGTTCTTGCTCCAGCTGAGCTCCTCATTGAATCCAACAACGCGGCAGTAAACCTGGAGCGCAGGAACTTCCTGTGGGGTTCGAAGAATAATCTGCATTCCTCCCTGCGGTACGCAGCGCTACTTCCGCACGGATGGGCGAAGAATCTTGGACAGCGCCAGCTTGCGCTATGGATTCTGCGTACGCGAGATCCAGAGAAGTTCGATTCTGATCTCGTCATCTTGGCAGATTATGCCTCCTTCGATTTCAGCGGTAGTTATCCCCGCCAGTTCGTGATGGATGTCTTGGCCGCAGTCAATGACGAGGTTTCTCCTCGCCAGCATGCGTTTTATAACTCGCTGGTGCTCACCGATGAGAACCTACGCTTGCGAAATTCGCTGCGTCCAATCCGTGAACGGGTGACTGCAGAGGAGGAAATCGCAACAATTGCCGAGCTGCGAATCCAGGCCGAAGCGGTGGGCGTCGACTTGTCACGGGTGCCGAATCTCCAGCAAGCGGGCAACCCCTACGAGATTCACCGCAGAAAGCTCCTTAGCTGGGCCGAGGCGACCAAGCAGCCGGCACCGTTGGTGAAGGTCATCAAGGGGTCGAAGCTGCAGGATCTGGATTCCAGAAACTCGGATGGAACCATCCCCATCATCGGCCGAAGTGAGCTGAGCGGAATCTCCCCATTAGGCACGCGGAAAGCGGACATTGTCGATATCAGCGTGAAGTTGCCGCGCTCGACCCTGACCGAGCCCGGTGACGTGGTGTGGATTTTCCTCAACAAACCCGTTGCGATTGTCGATGCGAAAGGTGGCTCGCTGGTTGAGGCACCCGCGCAGATTCTGCGTTGTATGAAGACCAGGGCTCGGAGCAAGACCCCTCTCGACGAGGTCGCGTCACCACATTTGTTGGCGGAGCAGCTGAGCCATGCGCAGACCAAGGACAAGAAGTCGTGGCAGGTGCCAGTTATCGGGCGGCGGGATGCGGAAGTCTTCGAGGCAGTGATGCGCGAGGTGGATGCACGAAAAGCAGAGTTGCTTGAGCAGCTCGAGAGCCTTTCCGCTTTCCGACGTGACTTCGCTACGTCGCTGGCCAGCGGCGGCATCCGGGCGGCACCGGGGTAGTTGCGGTTTGGGGACGATTCAGCAACTGAGCTAGACGGCTCAATCAGACAGCAAAATCTCAAAATTAAGGAAATGAAGTAATGGCAAGAAGGAAGAAGGAAGCGGTCAAGGTCCCTTCCACTACGGGCGAGATTAAGGACATGCTCTGGAAGTCCGCGGATAAGCTGCGCGGTTCCATGGATGCCTCGCAGTACAAGGACGTTGTGCTGGGCCTGGTGTTCCTGAAGTATGTGTCGGACTCTTTTGATGAACGTCAAAAAGAGATCCGCATTGAGCTTGAGGAGCAGGGCTTCGATGAGGACGTAATCCAGGAAGACCTGGAAGATATTGATTCCTACACCAGTGAGAATGTCTTCTGGGTTGATCCTGAGGCTCGGTGGGAATTTCTGACGGCTAACTCCAAGGGGCGAATGGGCGATGATGGCAAGGCTCAGTCGATTGGCAAGCTCATTGATGCCGCAATGCAGCATGTGATGCAGGACAATGAGGCACTGACGGGTACGCTTCCGATGATTTACGGTGCGGAGAATATTGACCAGCGCCGTTTGGGTGAGCTGGTTGACCTTTTCAGCTCGACCTATTTCGGCTCCACCAAGGAGAGGAAGGCTCGCGATCTTCTCGGCGAGGTTTACGAGTATTTCCTGGATAAGTTCGCGAAAGCTGAGGGCAAGAGGGGCGGAGAGTTCTATACTCCGCAGTCCGTGGTGCGAACCTTGGTGGAAATCTTGGAGCCCGCGGAGGGGCGCGTGTATGACCCTTGCTGTGGTTCGGGCGGCATGTTCGTGCAGGCGGAGAAGTTCCTGGAGGCTACGAAGCGCGACCGCAGCAACATTGCGATTTATGGCCAGGAGCTGAACGAGCGCACTTGGCGCATGGCCAAAATGAACCTCGCCATTCATGCTATTAGCGCGGCGGGCCTAGGCCAGCGTTGGGCCGATACCTTCGCGCGCGATATCCACGCGGGCACACAGATGGACTATGTGCTGGCGAACCCTCCGTTCAACATCAAGGATTGGGTGCGCAACGAAGAGGATACGCGCTGGAAGTACGGTGTGCCGCCGGTGCGTAATGCGAACTATGCGTGGATGCAGCACATTGTGTCCAAGCTGAGTGCTCATGGCTCCGCCGGCGTGGTGATGGCTAATGGCACCATGACCTCGCAGAGTTCGGGCGAGGGCGAGATTCGTAAGAACATGGTGGAAGATGACGTGGTCTCCTGCGTGCTGGCGCTGCCGGCGCAGCTCTTCCGCGGCACGGGTATTCCAGTGTGTGTCTGGTTCTTCGATAAGGACAAGTCCGCAGGCCAGAAGGGCAGTATTGACCGCCGTGGTGAGGTTTTGCTTATCGACGCCCGCCAGTTGGGCCACATGGTCGATCGTACGGAGCGGACTTTCTCCGACGAAGATATTCAGCGCATCGCCAATACTTTCCGCACGTGGCGCGGCCGCGAGTCGGCCGAGGGAGAGTACGAGGACGTTGCCGGTTTCTGTAAGTCCGCCACCATTGAGGAGATTCGCGAGGCGGGCTATGCGCTAACCCCTGGCCGCTACGTGGGGATGCCGGAGGCGGAAGAGGACGATGAACCAATCGACGAGAAGATCGCGCGTTTGACAAAGGAATTGACCGCTGCGCTGGATGAGTCCGCTCGCCTGGATGCGGTAGTGCGCGAGCAGCTGGGGAGGTTGAAGTGAGCTGGGAAACAGTAGAGCTTGGAAAAGTAACTTCTAAAATTGGTTCAGGCGTCACACCTCGTGGAGGAGCCTCCGTTTACATCAGCGAGGGAACGGCTCTGATTCGTTCTCAGAATATTTTGGACCTGGAATTTTCGGAGTCAGGACTTGCGTATATCTCCGATGAGCATGCTGCTTCAATGAAAAGTCACTGCGTTATTCCTGGAGATGTTTTGCTGAATATTACCGGTGATTCGACTGGCAGAGTCGTTATGTGGGATAGACAGTGCCCAGCGGTTGTTAATCAGCATGTCTCGATTATTCGTCCGAAGCCTGAACAAGTGAATAGTCGCTGGTTACAGTACTTTCTGGTGCAGGAATCGACTAAACGATATTTGCTTACTTTGGCGGCTTCTGGAGGGTCGCGTCCCGCTCTGACCAAAGGAATGTTGAGTGCCTTGCAGATTCCTTTGCCTCCGCTATCTCAGCAGGATGCTATAGCCGAGGTCCTCGGTGCCTTGGACGACAAAATCGCAGCGAATCAGAGAGTTCTGCAGTTGGCAAATGAGCTGATTCAGAACAAGGTGCTGAAAGCTTCTCTGGGCTCCGTTTTTGTTCCGCTCCGGGAGGTAACCACCTCGATTGTAAGAGGCGTTGCACCGAAATATTCTGAAGAGGGATGTTATGTCGTAAATCAAAAATGCATCCGGGATCAAAGTGTTTCTTTGACAGGAGCTCGACAACTATCCAATTTTCCT is a window of Corynebacterium lactis RW2-5 DNA encoding:
- a CDS encoding lipopolysaccharide biosynthesis protein, yielding MAAPASPASSQVGRRIRTVATISAASALAAVVAFVVSILSARVLGPSGRGEVATVLQFAYVVAPFVGFGADRLLLRRDDRAHGLVPSVSAMVLVAALAALVAGLVYGPWLALTGVVALVTVSFAIVRAVAISRGRIAFFVAFFAAFQGSVLLISLALYFLGVSDWRAWAAAYIFPALPLAAWALAKARALTDARAGGVIETARTNAPFIASGLGTLAATRLDRVLLPALASPASLGLYIVVATATEPLYWVAQSVADQRTSETSGQGRTQVSSASVGKRLAVIAAAYALLGGIGGAVLYVLIVPVFGSEFAPARELVAPLAVAAVLLGCYRHLCGEILGSANPRRIGVVELAAVVIAVVCYPIGILLADALGAAWASAVVYLLAGLVAAGVLLRGASRGGDSGGVSGSDGGSEKDTSTSVEGA
- a CDS encoding DegT/DnrJ/EryC1/StrS family aminotransferase; translation: MTSSTVAPSTAAQDSTPTSADQKRIFLSLATVTKAEEEAVVRALHSGWVAPLGPEVDAFESEIAERCGVAHGLALSSGTAGLHLALLALGVGRGDFVPVSSMTFAATTNAISYVGATPVFIDSTEDGNIDPQLLVSTVEELLAEGRSVPVVVVVDLFGRCADYPAFAPRLAELGVAIVEDAAEALGASVDGKPAGSFGRAAALSFNGNKIMTTSGGGMLLSDDTRLIGQARYLSTQARQPVAWYEHTDIGYNYRLSNLLAALGRAQHDRLDTMIARRREIRDAYIELLASLPDDAPGKGTRLLSDSDERFTENCWLTSIVLPQKVVDEGVLTPDIVIEALGKANIEARHLWKPMHLQPLYEGSRAVVNGTAENLFSRGITLPSGPALDDNDVARVISVLREVLG
- a CDS encoding glycosyltransferase family 4 protein encodes the protein MRKSMRITYIHQHFVLPGEPGGSRPYEFARRMAADGHHVTMICGGQAPMDRVVDGIHVRRLAIPYRNEMSTRERIGSFVSFLVRASVVAARVPADVVFASSTPLTVAVPGIVAKFVRRAPLVSEIRDLWPEVPIKLGYLNNPVAIFLAKTLEKAFYAASSQVVALSPSMGQGVAAVAPGKDVTVIPNASDFERFDVPADQRAAFRAEQGWGDDVVAVYAGGFGMSYQLEWIVDLAEQLRRDGVEGVRFVLIGQGSDSEALHRRALDAGLDADAMFLGRQPKEAVAKYVSAADVALSPLRDDPCLEGNSLNKVFDAMAASRPVVFNHGGWLEEAATEHDSGWRLPRDIPAAARKFAEIVADRDALRAAGQRNRALGEKRFARDSLYSQLMDVLNSAVSGIRKEQN
- a CDS encoding nucleoside-diphosphate sugar epimerase/dehydratase; translated protein: MKVGEWKQAQWVALDVLAWLIALAAMVGLINDDMVALSNISSTNYIIIGLAILVMVLLGISLGEYSSPQRVWPGSRTEDIVLFILNMAASVTASALTIILVTNPPIEWFIPLAAGICATLFGILARTVARWIATNFRSKHRCERLVILGAGRRAKYFINSLTDAGTSRDNRFQVVAVVDPEQGSVHRFHGLRVVRGIEQLEDVASRTRAESVIIATDEALSTEYINVLNHICEESQLRLLVLPPVEEYSRHRGARTTSQVREINIADLIGRQPLNLDETKVSSFIRGKKVLVTGAGGSIGSEICRQVHRFGPSELIMLDRDEGGLHATQLSLTGTALLDGSDTVLADIRDAETLNQIFAERQPDIVYHAAALKHLPLLESYPAEAVQTNVVGTQNVLNAAARANVCTFINISTDKAANPASILGESKRAAERLTAHMGNEHSGVWASVRFGNVFGSRGSVITTFQRQIEEGGPVTVTHPEVERYFMTIPEASQLVLQATVVAESGETLVLEMGKPVRIADLARNLIKLHDADVDIVYTGLREGEKISEDLVDDREEAAVGDRHPLITEVRVEAEPLDPSIDFYTHDHQGARRWLAEHGGSEQTHAVMSAAVGEQS